GCGAGGGTCCACACCAGAACTAAGCAACCAGGAGGATACGCCGTGCGCGAGGTAGACCGAGCGACGGCCGCCGATCTGCTGGTCGAGGCCCGTCGGCTGCATCAGCCTATTAATTCGCTCACCGAACGGTTCCCCGACCTGACCGTCGAGGACGCATACGAGATCCAGGCGCGGCAAAGCCAGCAGCGGCTGGACTCCGGGCGGGTGATCAAGGGCCGGAAGGTGGGACTCACCTCCGCCGCGATGCAACGTCAGTTGGGTGTGAACTCGCCGGACTTCGGCGTGCTGTTCGACGACATGTTCTTCCCCGAACACGAACCCATCGCGCCCGCGCTGTTCCTTCAGCCGCGTATCGAGCCGGAGGTGGCGTTCGTCCTCAAGCGGGACCTCCAAGGCCCCGGGATCACCGTGGCCGACGCGATCCGAGCGGTCGATTTCGTGTTGCCGGCCCTGGAGATCATCGACAGCCGGATCGCCGACTGGCGAATCACCATCGCCGACACCATCGCTGACAACGCCTCCTCCGGCGGGGTCGTGCTGGGTGGCTCGCCCGCCCGGTTGGCCGACGTGGACCTCCGTCTGATGGGCGGCAACTTGTTCGGCAACGGCGACCTCGTCGCCACCGGCGCCGGCGGCGCTGTGCTGGGCTCACCCCTGCTGTCCCTGGTCTGGTTGGCCAACACCCTCGGCGATCGGAACGCGGGGCTGCGCGCGGGCGATGTCGTGTTGCCCGGATCGATCACCAGCGCCCAGCCGGTCCGACCCGGTGACACTTGGTCCGCGCACTTCGCCGGGCTGGGCTCAGTCACCACGTGCTTCGCGAAGGAGGCGAGATGACCAGGCCCATCGCGGCCATCGTCGGTCCCGGGAACATCGGCACCGATCTGCTGATCAAGTTGCAGCGCAGCCCGCACCTCGACGTGCGGTACATGGTGGGGGTGGACCCGAACTCCGACGGTCTGGCCAAGGCAAGGGCCCGCGGCGTGGAGACCTCGGCCGAAGGCGTTGACTGGCTGCTCGCCAGGCCGGAGCCGGCACAGTTGGTCTTCGAGGCCACCAGCGCCAAGGCGCACCTGGCGAACGCCCCGCGCTACGCGGAGGCCGGCATCCAGGCGGTGGACCTGACACCTGCCATGGTAGGGCCGCTGGTGTGTCCGGTGGTGAACCTGCACGAGCACTTGGCCGCGCCGAACGTGAACATGGTGACCTGCGGGGGGCAGGCGACCATCCCGATGGTTGCCGCGGTGGCCTCGGTGACGCCGGTTCCGTACGCCGAGATCGTGGCGTCGATCGCGTCCCGTTCGGCCGGTCCCGGCACCCGCGCCAACATTGATGAGTTTACCGAGACGACCTCGCTGGCGTTGCGCGAGGTCGCCGGTGCCGGGCGAGGCAAGGCCGTGATCATCCTGAATCCGGTCGAGCCGCCGATGATCATGCGGGACACCGTTTTCTGTGCCATCCACCCGGACGCCGATCGCGACGCGATCACCGCATCCGTGCTCGCCATGGTGGAGCGAGTCCGGGAGTACGTCCCGGGCTACACCCTGCGGGCCGATCCGCAGTACGACGAGCCGCGTCCGGGCTGGGCGGGCAACGCCCGCGTCGCGCTGTTTCTGGAGGTCCGCGGTAACGGCGACTACCTGCCGCCGTACGCGGGCAACCTCGACATCATGACGGCCGCCGCCGCCCGCGTCGGTGACCTCATGGCCCAGGCGAAGGCGGTGGCGGCGTGACGACTACGGACCCGGGCGCGGTACGCATCACGGACTCGACGTTGCGGGACGGGTCGCACGCGATGGCTCACCAGTTCACCGAGGGGCAGGTCCGGGCCACGGTGCACGCCCTGGACGCCGCCGGTGTGCAGGTTATCGAGGTGGCACACGGCGACGGTCTCGGTGGATCCACATTCAACTACGGCTTTTCCCGCACCGACGAAATTCGGCTCATCGAGGCCGCGGTAGACGAAGCCACCAGGGCCAGGATTGCTGTCCTGCTGCTGCCTGGTCTCGGCACTGTGGAGGACCTTCGACACGCACACGGCGTTGGTGCCTCGGTAGCGCGCATCGCCACCCACTGCACGGAGGCGGACGTCTCGGTGCAGCACTTCGGCGCCGCCCGCGAGCTCGGCATGGAGACCGTCGGTTTCCTGATGCTGTCGCACCGGGCCAGCCCCAGTGTGCTGGCGAAGCAGGCCCGGATCATGGTCGACGCGGGGGCGCAGTGCGTTTACGTTGTCGACTCCGCCGGTGCACTGGTGCTCGGTGACGCACAGGCCCGGATCGCGGCGCTGGTCGACGAGATCGGGGCCGAGGCCCAGGTCGGCTTCCACGGCCACCAGAACCTCTCGCTGGGGGTGGCCAACTCCGTTCTCGCCTACCAGACGGGCGCCCGGCAGATCGACGGCGCGCTCTGTGCCCTTGGCGCGGGCGCCGGTAACGCCCCGACCGAGGTTCTCAGTGCGGTGTTCGAGCGCCTGGGGGTGCCTACCGGCGTCGATGCGCAAGGCGTCGCGGCGGCGGCGGAAGACGTGGTAAAACCCTTCATCCCGCGACTGCCATGGATGGATCGTGCAGCGATCGTGCAGGGCTATGCCGGCGTTTATTCCAGCTTCTTGCTGCACGCCGAGCGGGCCGCCGAGAGGTACGGCGTCCCGGCTCACGAAATCCTCGAGCGAGTCGGTGCGGCGGGCTACGTGGGCGGGCAAGAGGACATGATCATCGACATCGCGTTGGAGCTCGCAGAGGCACGCGAGCGGCGCCAGGGGTAGGGGAAGATGATGGGTGACTGGGACGTACAGCGCGCGGCGAGCACGCTCCTTGAAGCCGAGCACACGAGGACCGATCGCCCGCCGATCACCGACGAGTGGCCGGAGTTGGACCTGGCCACCGCCTATGCGATCCAAGATGAGACGCTGGCCCGCCGGCTGGCTCGGGGTGAACACCTGATCGGCGTCAAGCTGGGGTTGACCTCCCGAGCGAAGCAGCAGCGGATGGGAATCTCTTCGCCGCTGGTCGCGTGGCTGACCGACGCTATGGTGCTTCCGGCCGGGGCGCCAGTGCCGCAGGACCAACTGATCCACCCTCGCGCCGAACCGGAGATCGTCTTCGTGATGGCCCAGCGGCTGGCCGGGCCCGGCGTGACGGCCGCGACCGCGATGTCCGCGGTGGGCGCGGTGCTCGGCGGTGTGGAGATCATCGACTCCCGGTACACCGACTTCCGCTTCACCCTGCCCGACGTCGTCGCGGATAACGCCTCGTCCGGCTGCTACGTCACTGGCCCGGTCAGCCGGCCGCCGACCATCCTGGACCTGTCCATGGAGGCTGTCGTCCTCGAGGTCGACGGAGAGGTGGTCGATTCGGCTACCGGCGGGGCCGTCCAGGGGCATCCGGCGGAGGCGCTGGCGCTCGCGGCCAACGCACTCGCCGAACGGGGTCTGGCCATCGAGGCTGGCTGGGTCGTACTCACCGGTGGCATGACCGACGCGGTCTTCGCGCCACCCGGATCCCGGTTGGCGGCGCACTTCAGCACGCTCGGCTCGATCGTCCTGAGCGGAGGCTGATGATCGTGCCGTTGGTTGAGATCACCGTGGTGCAGGGCCGTTCCCCGACGCAGCTGCGCACCCTGATCAGCAAGGTCACCGAGGCGGTCGAGGCCGCCATCGAGGCACCCCTACCGAGCATCCGTGTCATCCTCCGCGAAGTTCCAGCGACGCACTGGGCCGCCGGGGACGTCACCGTTGCGGAACGAGAGAAGAAGTGACAATGGAACTGATCCCCCACATCATCGACGGCAAGGAAATCGAGTCCCGCGACGGCGGCGAGTTCGAGACCGTGGATCCGTGGACCCGGCAGGCCTTCGCCCGGGTCGCACTCGGCACTGCCGAGGATGCCGGCCTGGCCGTCGAGGCTGCTCGAAGGGCCTTCGACCGTGGGCCGTGGCCCCGGATGGGCTTCGCCGAGCGCGGCGCCGCCCTGCACCGGTTGGCCGACCTCATCGACGAGCACCGCGACGAGTTGGCCTTGGCCGACACCCGGGACATGGGTAAGCCGATTTCGGACAGCACGTCAAAGGATGTGCCGCGTTCGGCGATGAACTTCCGGTTTTTCGCCGACCACGCTCGGCTGTCCGCAGGCGAGGCTCTGCCGATGGACAGCGGGCACCACGCCTACACCCGGTATGAGCCGGCCGGGGTTGTCTCCGCGATCGCGCCGTGGAACTTCCCGCTCATGCTCGAGTCCTGGAAGGTCGCTCCGGCGTTGGCCTGGGGCAACACGGTCGTCCTGAAGCCTGCCGAGGGCACACCGACGTCCGCCACGCTGCTGGCCCGCCTTGCGCTCGAGGCCGGCATACCGCCCGGAGTGTTCAACGTCGTCCACGGATTCGGCCCCGATTCCGCCGGCGAGGCGCTGACCAAGGACCCGCGGGTCGACCGGATCACCTTCACCGGCGAGTCCACCACCGGGCGGGTGCTGTCCAGGGCGGCCGCGGCAAACCTCACGCCCGTGAGCCTGGAACTGGGCGGCAAGGGCGCCAACCTCGTCTTCGCCGACGCCGACCTGGAGTCGGCGGTGCGCTGGTCGATCCAAGCCATCTTCAGCAACGCGGGGCAGGTGTGTCTGGCCGGGAGCCGGATCTACGTGCAGCGCGAGGTCTATGCCGAATTTCTCGACCGCTTCTGCGCCGCCGCAGAAGCCCTCGTCATCGGTGACCCCAAGGATCGCCGCACGCAGGTCGGGCCGCTGTCGTCCGGCGAGCACTATCAGAAGGTCCGTTCGTACGTCGAGGGCGTTCCTGCCGAGGGCGGCATTATGCGGACCGGCGGCTTCGGTGACGGCTGGGTGGTGCGCCCGACCGTCATCACCGATGTTCCCGCGGATGCCCGGGTCTGCCGGGAGGAGATCTTCGGACCCGTGGTCGTGGTCGCGCCATTCGACACCGAAGCCGAGGCGGTGTCGTCGGCCAACGCGACGCCGTACGGGCTCAACGCCATGGTTTTCACGGAAAACCTGTCCCGGGCGCACCGGGTCGCCGCAGCGCTACGTGCCGGCACGGTATGGACGAACTGCTTCTTCATCCGCGACCTGCGCGCCCCGTTCGGTGGGGTTGGCGATTCGGGCGTGGGGCGCGAGGGCGGCAACTTCAGTCGCGACTTCTTCACCGAACCGAAGGCCGTGGTGATGGAACTGCGCTGACGGCCTGCGTACACGGGCGCCCTTCAGCGTTAACCGCTCGCGACTCCGTCGCTGCCACAGATCTGAAGATCGGACGTTCTCGAATCGGCGTGGGCGGGCTACGCCGACCGAGTCTGCCTGGGCAGATTCGAAGCACCAGGTTCCGCTCAATTCGCGGCGCAAAAGGCGTTCCGTGTTGGTTCCGCCGCCTTCGTCGGCCCTGCGGAAACGGCCTCTGGGCTGCGATGACAAGCTCGCACCCCTTGCCTGGGGCAACATAACCAATATAATGATTCGGGTCACGTGTGAACCCGGGCAGGTTGCGGCGGGGGCCGACAACCAGACAGGAGACAAGGCCATGCGGAAGCAGAAATGGTTCGCATCGCTCGCGGTGGCAAGTGTCGTCGCTACCACGGCTTGCGGCAGCGGCGGCGACGAGGCGAGTGGGGGTGACCAGGCGGTGAAGATCGACGTCGGTGGGCTCCCGCTGGCCGCGCTGGCACCGCTGTACCTCGGCATTGACAAGGGCTTCTTCGCTGACGAGGGCCTTGAGGTGACCCCGCAGCAGGCCCAGGGCGGCGCGGCGTTACTGCCGGCCGTCGTCAGCGGAGACATGGAGTTCGCCTACTCGAACACCGCCTCTCTCATCACGGCAAGCGTCAAAGGACTGCCGGTCCAGATCGTCGCGAACGGCAATGACGAGACCCATGACGTCAAGAAGGCGTCGTCGACGGTCGTGTCCAAGGGCGGCGGACCCATCCGCCAGCCGGCCGACCTGGCGGGCAAGACGATAGCGGTCAACACGCTCAACAACGTCGGTGACATTACGATCAAGGCAGCACTGGAGAAGTCCGGTGTGGACGTCAGTGGACTCAAGTTCGTCGAGCTGCCGTTTCCGGACATGCTTCCTGCCCTCGAAGCCGGGCGGGTGGACGCGGTCTGGCTGGTAACCCCCTTCACCCAGACCGCGAAGGACGCCGGCCACCAGGAAGTGCTCCGGCCCTTCTTTGACACCCAGCCGGGGTTGAACATCGCCACCTACTTCACCTCCCAGCGTTACGCGAAGGAGCACCCGGACGTCGTGGCCGGGTTCGTCCGGGCGATGAACAAGTCACTGACGTACACCAATGACCACCCGGACGAACTGCGCGCCGCGGTCAAGACGTACGCCAAGATTCCCGATGACGTGCTGGGCAAGATGCCGCTGCCGGAGTTCCCGGCGGAAATCGACGTCCCAGACATCGAGTTGACCGCCGAGCTGATGCGTAAATACGGCATCATCGACAAGCTGCCGGACTTCAAGCGCCTGGTCAGGCAGGGCGCATGAGGCGCGTCCGATCGCTACCTTGGTGGGTGCCGGGGTGCCT
Above is a window of Micromonospora coriariae DNA encoding:
- a CDS encoding 2-keto-4-pentenoate hydratase, producing the protein MMGDWDVQRAASTLLEAEHTRTDRPPITDEWPELDLATAYAIQDETLARRLARGEHLIGVKLGLTSRAKQQRMGISSPLVAWLTDAMVLPAGAPVPQDQLIHPRAEPEIVFVMAQRLAGPGVTAATAMSAVGAVLGGVEIIDSRYTDFRFTLPDVVADNASSGCYVTGPVSRPPTILDLSMEAVVLEVDGEVVDSATGGAVQGHPAEALALAANALAERGLAIEAGWVVLTGGMTDAVFAPPGSRLAAHFSTLGSIVLSGG
- a CDS encoding 2-keto-4-pentenoate hydratase; this translates as MREVDRATAADLLVEARRLHQPINSLTERFPDLTVEDAYEIQARQSQQRLDSGRVIKGRKVGLTSAAMQRQLGVNSPDFGVLFDDMFFPEHEPIAPALFLQPRIEPEVAFVLKRDLQGPGITVADAIRAVDFVLPALEIIDSRIADWRITIADTIADNASSGGVVLGGSPARLADVDLRLMGGNLFGNGDLVATGAGGAVLGSPLLSLVWLANTLGDRNAGLRAGDVVLPGSITSAQPVRPGDTWSAHFAGLGSVTTCFAKEAR
- a CDS encoding acetaldehyde dehydrogenase (acetylating), translated to MTRPIAAIVGPGNIGTDLLIKLQRSPHLDVRYMVGVDPNSDGLAKARARGVETSAEGVDWLLARPEPAQLVFEATSAKAHLANAPRYAEAGIQAVDLTPAMVGPLVCPVVNLHEHLAAPNVNMVTCGGQATIPMVAAVASVTPVPYAEIVASIASRSAGPGTRANIDEFTETTSLALREVAGAGRGKAVIILNPVEPPMIMRDTVFCAIHPDADRDAITASVLAMVERVREYVPGYTLRADPQYDEPRPGWAGNARVALFLEVRGNGDYLPPYAGNLDIMTAAAARVGDLMAQAKAVAA
- a CDS encoding tautomerase family protein; amino-acid sequence: MIVPLVEITVVQGRSPTQLRTLISKVTEAVEAAIEAPLPSIRVILREVPATHWAAGDVTVAEREKK
- a CDS encoding aldehyde dehydrogenase, yielding MELIPHIIDGKEIESRDGGEFETVDPWTRQAFARVALGTAEDAGLAVEAARRAFDRGPWPRMGFAERGAALHRLADLIDEHRDELALADTRDMGKPISDSTSKDVPRSAMNFRFFADHARLSAGEALPMDSGHHAYTRYEPAGVVSAIAPWNFPLMLESWKVAPALAWGNTVVLKPAEGTPTSATLLARLALEAGIPPGVFNVVHGFGPDSAGEALTKDPRVDRITFTGESTTGRVLSRAAAANLTPVSLELGGKGANLVFADADLESAVRWSIQAIFSNAGQVCLAGSRIYVQREVYAEFLDRFCAAAEALVIGDPKDRRTQVGPLSSGEHYQKVRSYVEGVPAEGGIMRTGGFGDGWVVRPTVITDVPADARVCREEIFGPVVVVAPFDTEAEAVSSANATPYGLNAMVFTENLSRAHRVAAALRAGTVWTNCFFIRDLRAPFGGVGDSGVGREGGNFSRDFFTEPKAVVMELR
- a CDS encoding ABC transporter substrate-binding protein; translation: MRKQKWFASLAVASVVATTACGSGGDEASGGDQAVKIDVGGLPLAALAPLYLGIDKGFFADEGLEVTPQQAQGGAALLPAVVSGDMEFAYSNTASLITASVKGLPVQIVANGNDETHDVKKASSTVVSKGGGPIRQPADLAGKTIAVNTLNNVGDITIKAALEKSGVDVSGLKFVELPFPDMLPALEAGRVDAVWLVTPFTQTAKDAGHQEVLRPFFDTQPGLNIATYFTSQRYAKEHPDVVAGFVRAMNKSLTYTNDHPDELRAAVKTYAKIPDDVLGKMPLPEFPAEIDVPDIELTAELMRKYGIIDKLPDFKRLVRQGA
- the dmpG gene encoding 4-hydroxy-2-oxovalerate aldolase, translating into MTTTDPGAVRITDSTLRDGSHAMAHQFTEGQVRATVHALDAAGVQVIEVAHGDGLGGSTFNYGFSRTDEIRLIEAAVDEATRARIAVLLLPGLGTVEDLRHAHGVGASVARIATHCTEADVSVQHFGAARELGMETVGFLMLSHRASPSVLAKQARIMVDAGAQCVYVVDSAGALVLGDAQARIAALVDEIGAEAQVGFHGHQNLSLGVANSVLAYQTGARQIDGALCALGAGAGNAPTEVLSAVFERLGVPTGVDAQGVAAAAEDVVKPFIPRLPWMDRAAIVQGYAGVYSSFLLHAERAAERYGVPAHEILERVGAAGYVGGQEDMIIDIALELAEARERRQG